In Harpia harpyja isolate bHarHar1 chromosome W, bHarHar1 primary haplotype, whole genome shotgun sequence, the sequence ccaccgcattccaccctggaggtttaccttctcTTAAGAGgtggacatatcaataagtcacctccagcaattattccacacaAGGTTATATAATTCTACAATCAAGGTTAAATAAATTGGTTTTATCATCAATTTCTGACTTTGTTTGAGACAAGTAGGCGTTGAACTGGTGATAAGATAAACACAAATTTCTTCAAGTTCTCTCTGTACACGTTATTTCCCCAAAATTAACTCTTCCAAGATAAAATTGCCTATAGATTGTGAGTCTACTGAAGATGCACAGTAGGCTAGCATGTGAGAATTTAAATGGTGCATCTGAATAAAAAATGATTTTGCATTAATGATGTCCATTGCGGTGCTTTAGACTGCAGGCAGACTGTCATGTGGcgtgggggaggctggggggggacatggaCAAGCAGAGCGTGCAGTAGGGGCTGCCTATTTTTTAAGGCAGTTCACTTTGAAAGTATGTATTACAGCCAAGAATACCCTGTCCCTGAATTTCAGTCATGAAAAGTTTTCACTGAACGTGGAAATAGGGCCAGGACTTGATTCTGCAGCCTGAAGTGGAGCTGTAGGTACCTGTGAATAGCAGCATGGGCACTATTGCAGAGAAGACGCATTAGAGTTAAAAATTATGTGCCAGTAAGGCAACTTAGGtgtgttaaatattttcttgacCGGGTAGAGACATATTTACACATAGATACCCCCTAGTCATTATTTCTGGGACCAGTCGCACCATGGCCTAGGACACATTGCGACGCCCTAATAAGCACCAGTTTTGGGGTGGTGTCACCAGGGACAACTGAGCTTTTGGAGCCCGGGCCCCCGAGGGTCTCACCCAGGACACCAGGGCTTTCAGGGACTCCGGTCTGTCCCAGCAGGCCGGGCCTGGCGGGAAGGGGCCACCACACGGAGGGGACTCCTGAGCACAACCTGGGGCGAGGCCAAGTCAAGGAGAGCACTCGCTTTCTGCCGCGCCGGGCCTCCCCAGCCAGGCCACCGGACCGGACCCCTCCGCCGCGCCTAGCCAGACACTCCCGACGCGCCCCCGGAAGCGCTTGCCGGGCTATAGCGGAAGCGGGGCGGGGCCTAGCCCAGCCTCTTTGGTGCTGGTGCCTGGAGAAGATGGTGAGCGCTGGGGCCCGGGCGTGGGGTATCCGTCACCATCCGCTGCTGCGCTGGGCCCTGTGGGGCCGCGGGGCGGCCCTGCGCCCTGCTGTGGCCGGGCTCGACGGCGGGACGGCGCTGCGGGGAGGCCGCTGCGGGGCCAGAGCCTGAGGGCCTGGCGGTGGGCGCCGCTCCTGGCCTGGGTGGGGGCGCGGGGCGTCTCGTCCAGGGCGGG encodes:
- the LOC128136031 gene encoding uncharacterized protein LOC128136031, whose translation is MDKQSSLFLGPVAPWPRTHCDALISTSFGVVSPGTTELLEPGPPRVSPRTPGLSGTPVCPSRPGLAGRGHHTEGTPEHNLGRGQVKESTRFLPRRASPARPPDRTPPPRLARHSRRAPGSACRAIAEAGRGLAQPLWCWCLEKMTKGTSSFGKRRNKTHTLCRRCGSKAYHLQKSTCGKCGYPAKRKRKYNWSAKAKRRNTTGTGRMRHLKRVYRRFRNGFREGTMPKPKRAAVAASGSS